From a single Staphylococcus epidermidis genomic region:
- the lepB gene encoding signal peptidase I: MKKEIIEWIVAIIVAIVIVTLVQKFLFASYTVKGASMHPTFENREKVIVSRIAKTLDHIDTGDVVIFHANAKQDYIKRLIGKPGDSVEYKKDQLYLNGKKVDEPYLSENKKHKVGEYLTENFKSKDLKGTNGNMKIPSGKYLVLGDNRQNSIDSRMDEVGLLDKNQVVGKVVLRYWPFNRWGGSFNPGTFPN; this comes from the coding sequence ATGAAGAAAGAAATAATAGAATGGATTGTAGCCATAATCGTTGCAATTGTTATCGTCACACTTGTGCAAAAGTTTTTATTTGCTTCTTATACAGTCAAAGGAGCGTCTATGCATCCAACATTTGAAAATAGAGAAAAAGTGATAGTAAGTCGTATAGCAAAAACACTTGATCATATTGATACAGGAGATGTAGTGATTTTTCATGCTAACGCGAAGCAAGATTATATTAAGCGACTTATTGGTAAACCAGGTGATTCAGTAGAATATAAAAAAGATCAACTATATTTAAACGGTAAAAAAGTAGATGAGCCTTATTTAAGTGAAAATAAAAAACATAAAGTTGGAGAATATCTAACGGAAAACTTTAAGTCTAAAGATCTTAAGGGTACGAATGGCAATATGAAAATTCCTAGTGGTAAATACTTGGTTTTAGGTGATAATCGTCAAAACAGTATTGACAGTCGCATGGATGAAGTAGGTCTTTTAGATAAAAATCAAGTTGTTGGAAAAGTAGTTTTGAGATACTGGCCATTTAATCGGTGGGGCGGTAGTTTTAATCCTGGAACATTTCCTAACTAA